ACCCGTTGGGCCAGTGTTTTGAGTGTGCGGGCGTTGGACTTGTATTTTTGAGCAATGGCCTCATAAGACGGGCCCGTAAGATTCTGTTTCTGGTCATGGCAGGTTTTACAGTCGGTCTGGTCGATAAGCGCGAAACCAGATCCCGGATCAGGGCCTTTCTCCGAAATATCAAAGGGATTAGGAAGCACAGGGCCGGGCAAAAACCATGTAGTCAGCAGGGTGGGAGATTTATCCCGAAAGCGGAGCATGGCAAGGAGTTCAAGCCCATAAGTGGCAGAGTCCTGCTGAGAGGGAGGGCTAATGATTTTGAGTTCTCCGTTGGTTTTGATATAGTTTCTTCCAGGTATGGAATTGAGCATCGTTCTCAGGACAATGGAGTGGTTTTCCGGCATATCCTGAACCAGAAACTCCCGCTGTAAACCCGGGTATCCGTCTTTATGGCGTACAAACTCAGGGATTTCCTTTATCCGTATCGATTTGCCAGATGCCGTCTGGATCAGGTAGTTGAGTTCTACTTTTCCGTTGCGAAACCGATGTCCGGTATAGTAAACTTTGTGAAATACCGCAGACCCCCCTTCTTGAATTTCCCAGGGGCTATCAGGTGGGTTTTTGAGGAAAAAATTCCCTTTTGTAGAGGGGTGCCTGCCATGTCGGGTGGTATAAACGGGGCCGTCAAAATTGACCCCGTCGCGCCAGACTATTGAGAGGGCCGCATATTCTGTCTGATAAGCCACCCAAAAGCTATCGGAAAGTGCAGCCACCAGCATGCGGGGCTGGTCGTCGAGAGATGTTCTGAATACCCAGGGACTATGACCTCTTTGCGGCGTAGGTTGTGTACAACCAGCAAACATCAGCGCCACTAAAATGGCACCGCAAAAAGAAAAAAACAGACTTCGTAGTAGCGCGTTCATTGCATTGGAAGGTTTTTACAGCTTTTTCTCCAGCTTTTCCATCAGCTTGAGGAAAGGAGAAGTATTTTGCATAATATAAAAATGCAGATAAGGTACTCCTGCATCCAGAAGTTCGAGAGACTGTTTGTAAGCCCATTCGACCCCTACCTGAATTTCCTCTGTACGGTCTTTGGCACTAAGTAAACGGTCTGTGAGTTCTTCCGGTATGTCAATATAAAAAACAGCCGCCAGAGTGGACAGTTGTTTTTTGGAAGTAATGATTTTTAATCCGGGAATAATGGGCATCTTCACCCCTTCCTGCCGTGCTTTTTCGACAAAAGAGAGGTATTTGGATGTATCGTAAAACATCTGGGTAACCGCATAGTGTGCACCCGCTTTTTCCTTTTCCTTCAGGACATTCAGGTCAAAGGTTTTGTTAGGCGCTTCAAAATGTTTTTCGGGATAAGCCGCCACGCCGATGCAGAAGTTGGTTTTGGTAGCGTCGATCAGTTCGTCGATATATACGCCACGGTTCATCGCTGAAATCTGTTTTACCAGTTCCACTGCATGGCTATTTTGCGTGCGGTCTTGCGGGAGCGGGCGGTAATTGATTTTATCTCCACGGATGGCGAGGACATTTTCTATTCCCAGATAGTTGAGTTCGATCAGCGCATCTTCGGTTTCTTCACGGGTAAAACCTCCGCAGAGAAGATGGGGCACAGGTTCAAGGTTAAATTTATATTTAATGGCTGCACATAGCCCGAAGGTTCCGGGACTTTTTTTCTTTACTTTTTTCTTAAAACTCCCATCTTTCATCTCTTCCCAGGCCACTTCCGCTGCATGACTGGTAACGTCAATAAATGGGGGATGAAAAGGTAATACGGACTCAATCGCTTCGTGTAATTTCTGGATGTTTCCACCGCGTTTAGGGGGAATAATCTCCAGGCTGACGGTTGGGGTTTTGGCAGTATTCAGGTGGTCTATTACTCTCATGTAACATTTCGTATCAGGCGGCAAATATACAAAGTATCCACACACATATAAATCTGAATTTGCAGGTACGATCACTTGTTTTTTTTCTGAAAACCGGATAAATTTTATTTTTTATAACATTTTTTGGTGTTATATTGTTACTAATATTTCATGGTAGCCTGATTATTGTTTTTGCGTATAATGATTGGGGCTTAAGGTGTCTTGTGAATAAATGATACAGATTTTAGAATATGTTCGTGAATCCCCTTTGGATGAGGTGGTTGAGAAATTGAATTTATTGCTGCTCGAGGATTCTGGCTGTAGAAAAGAGTGGGTATTGATTTCAACCCGTTTTCACGAT
The DNA window shown above is from Bacteroidia bacterium and carries:
- a CDS encoding methylenetetrahydrofolate reductase, coding for MRVIDHLNTAKTPTVSLEIIPPKRGGNIQKLHEAIESVLPFHPPFIDVTSHAAEVAWEEMKDGSFKKKVKKKSPGTFGLCAAIKYKFNLEPVPHLLCGGFTREETEDALIELNYLGIENVLAIRGDKINYRPLPQDRTQNSHAVELVKQISAMNRGVYIDELIDATKTNFCIGVAAYPEKHFEAPNKTFDLNVLKEKEKAGAHYAVTQMFYDTSKYLSFVEKARQEGVKMPIIPGLKIITSKKQLSTLAAVFYIDIPEELTDRLLSAKDRTEEIQVGVEWAYKQSLELLDAGVPYLHFYIMQNTSPFLKLMEKLEKKL